The Streptomyces sp. TLI_105 DNA segment CTGCTGGATCTTCCACAGCGCCGTCTTGAGGGCGTTGCCCGGCTCCTCGCAGACCTGGCCGCCGTCGGTGCCGAGCAGCCGCTCGACGGTGTCGGTGTCGGGGGAGGGATATCCGGCCCTCACCAGCTCCTCCTGGAGCCGGTTGGCCTTGGAGAGCGTCTCGTTGCCCGTCTTCACGCTCTCGTAGCGGACGATGCCGGTGACGACGAGGCCGACGAGGATCACGATCGCGCCCCAGTAGATCCACCTGTGCTCGGAGGCGAAGCGGGTGGGACTCATGCCCGGTCTCCCTCGCTCGGAGTGTCGGCGGCGGCGGTGCGCCAGCCCGGCTTGCGGAACTTCAGGAAGAGCCACGGGATCAGCAGGCCCAGGACGATCAGGCCGCCGCCGATGACGAGGACGTACGACCAGACGCTGCTGCCGCCGAACTGGGAGGGCGGTACGAATCCGATGGCGAGCGCCGCGAGCGAGGCGAGCAGGCCGACCGAGCACAACAGCCCGAGGGCGGGCGCGCGGTAGCCGCGGGGGTGGTCGGGCCGGGTCTTCCGGAGCCGCATGGCGGCGGCGAACATCAGCAGGTAGACGATCAGGTACACCTGCGTGGTGATGGTCGAGAAGATCCAGTAGACGCTCGACACGTTCGGGATCAGCGCGTACAGCAGGGCGATGACCGAGGTCACCACGCCCTGCGTGACCAGGATGTTCTGCTGGATGCCGAACTTGTTGAGCTTCTGCAGGAACGGCGGCAGGTAGCCCTCGTTCCGGGAGATCTCCAGGAGGCCCTTGGACGGCCCGGCGAGCCAGGTCAGCATGCCGCCGAGGGAGGCGGAGATCAGCATGACGGCGGCGATCGGGGTCATCCAGCCGACGTGGAAGTACGAGAAGAAGGCGTCGAAGGCCTGCATCACGCCGGCGGTCAGGCTGAGCTGGTCGGCGGGGACGACCCAGCTGATCGCGAGAGCCGGCAGGATGAAGATCACCAGGACCAGGCCCATCGCCAGGAACATCGACTTGGGGTACTCCTTCGCCGGGTCCTTCAGCGAGGAGACGTGCACCGCGTTCATCTCCATGCCGGAGTACGACAGGAAGTTGTTGACGATCAGGACCAGGCTGGCGAGGCCCGTCCACTGCGGCAGGAGGTGGCTGCCGTCCATGGGTGCGGCCGAGGGGTTGCCCTCGCCGAGGAAGACCATGCCGAGGGCGACGAGCACCGTGCCGGGCACGAGCGTGCCGATGATCAGGCCCCAACTGGACAGTCCGGCAAGGGCCTTGGTGCCGCGCGAGGAGACCCAGACGCCGGTCCAGTACAGGACCATGATGACGATCGCGGTGTAGACGCCGTTCGAGGCGAGGGACGGGTCGATGACGTACGCGATGGTCGAGGCCACGAAGGCCAGCAGGCTCGGGTAGTAGAAGATCGTCATCGCGAACTGGCACCAGACCGCGAGGAATCCGAGCGGCTTGGACAGCCCCTCGGCGACCCAGCGGTAGACGCCGCCGCTCCACCCGGAGGCGAGCTCCGCGGAGACCAGGGCGGTCGGCAGCAGGAACACGATCGCCGGGATGAGGTAGAGGAACACGCAGGCCAGGCCGTAGACGGCCATCGTGGGCGCGGCCCGCAGGCTCGCCACCGACGAGGTGGTCATCAGGGCGAGCGTCACCCAGGTGAGGGTCGTGGGTGCGACGGGCCGTGGGGCCGCCACCCGCGGTCGGGGTACTTCGGCCGGGGTTTCGATGCTGCTCAAGGAGCCCTCCCGCACGTCGTAATGATCACCTCACGCTCGAACGGCCGGATGCCCCCGGCAAGCGGGGGTCGGCCGTACGGGGGACGGGCCCTCGGGGTGGGCACGTCGTGCAGGGAGCGGGCCCTCGGCGGTGCCCCGTCAGGGCGTACGGCTGAAGGAGCGGCGGTACGCGCGCGGGGGCACGCCCCGGCGGCGGACGAACTGGGCGCGGAGCACCGCCGCGCTGCCGAAGCCGACCGCGCGGGCGATCTCCTCGACCGGGAGCTCCGTCGTCTCCAGGAGCTCCTCGGCGCGGCTGAGGCGCAGCCCGAGCAGCCAGGCGTGCGGGGTGGTGCCGGTCGAGGCGGTGAACCGGCGGGCGAAGGAGCGGCGGCTCATCAGGGCCCGGCGGGCCAGCTCGGCGACGGGCAGCGGCTGGTGGAGGTTCTCCCGGGCCCAGGCGAGGACGTCGGTGAGCCGTTCGTCCCGGCTGTCCTCGGGCACGGGCGTCGACAGGTACTGGGCCTGGCCGCCGTCGCGGTGGGACGGCAGCACCAGGTCCCGGGCGATGGCGTTGGCCGTGGTCGCGCCGTACTCCCGCCGCAGCAGGTGCAGGCACAGGTCGAAGCCGGCGGCGGCGCCCGCGCCGGTGACGACCGTGCCCTGGTCGACGTAGAGGGCGTCGGGTTCGACGGTGACCTCCGGGTGCCGTTCGGCCAGGAGTCCGGCGAACCGCCAGTGGGTGGTGGCCCGCCGCCCGTCGAGCAGCCCGGCCGCGGCGAGCGCGAAGGCCCCGACGCAGTGGGCCGCGACCAGCGCCCCGCGCGCGTGCGCCGCGGTCAGCGCGTCGAGCACGGCGGGCGCCGGAGGCGTACGGAAGTCGGCCCACGGCAGGGCGATCACCAGGTCGGCGGCGGCCAGCCGGTCCAGGCCGTGGTCGACCACCAGCGGCAGTCCGACGTCGGTGCGGACCCGGCCGGGCCGGTCGGTGCAGAGCGCGAAGTCGAAGGCGGGCAGGCCCTGTCCGCGCGCGTCGAACACCTCGGAGACGATTCCGGCGCCGAGCATGCCGACGCCGTGCGGGGCGTAGGCGGCGACGGTGGGGAAGGGCGGCACGGGTGGAGTGTGGCACGCGTGGCACGATTCCCGCGATCAGTGGCAGCGCGGCCACTCGTGAAGGACCGTGTCCCGCAGAAGACTTGGGGCATGACGACGACGAAGCACACCGCCGGCGACGCCCTCCTCGCCCGCACCGCCACCTACACGATCCTGACCACCGGCTACACCCTCTCCACCGGGCCCGGGGTCGCCGCCACCGTCTCGTACGTCCGCGACGGCGACCGGCACGTGATCGTCGACCCCGGGATGGTGGCCGGCCGCGACCGCATCCTGGGGCCGCTCGCCGCGCTGGGGCTCGGCCCCGACGACATCACCGACGTCGTGCTGAGCCACCACCACCCCGACAACACCATGAACGTCGGCCTCTTCGGCCGGGCCCGCGTCCACGACCACAAGGCGATCTACGAGGCCGACCAGTGGACCGACCGCGACGCCGAGGGCCATGAACTCGCCCCGTCGCTGCGGCTGATCCGTACCCCCGGCCACAGCCCCGAGGACATCACCCTCCTCGCGGGCACCGGCGAGGGCGTCGTCGCCTTCGTGGGCGACCTCTGGTGGCGGCCGAACGGCCCCGTCGAGGACCCGGTGTCCCCGGACCAGGCCCTGCTGCGCTCCTCGCGCCTCCGCGTCCTGGCCGCCGCCGACGTCATCGTCCCCGGCCACGGCCCCGCCTTCCCCGCGGACGACACCGCCCCGCACTGACACCCCGCCAGGCCGACGCCGCCCCGCGCCGGCACCGCCCCGCGCCAGGTGGGCACCGCCCCGCGCCGACACCGCGCCGGGCTGATACCGCCCCCCACCGCACCGACATCGCGCCACACTGACATCGCACCGCACCGGAGACCCCCGCCCCACGGGCCCGCGCCCCTAGAATCGGCTTCCATGTCGATTCCTGACGAGCTGCTCGTCGACGTCGCCGCCACCGTGGAAGCCGGGCGGAGCAACCAGATGTCCCTGACCGTGGTCGCGGGGGGAGTGGTCATCACCGGGCGGCTGGCGCCCGAAGCCCTGTGGAGACAGCGCGTGTCGGAGGTCCTGACGGACTCGACCCGGCTGTCCGAGTTCTCCGGGGTCTTCGCCCCCGGTGGGGGAGAGAAGGCGAAGGACACGGAGTCCCCCACCCACCTCCACTTCCACCTCGCCCGCATCCTCCAGGGGACCGTGGGCATGCCCGAGACCGGCGGGATGTACCGCGTCGCGATCGCGGACGTCAGTGCCTGGACCGTGGGGGACTTCAGCTACTCCGACAGCTGACGGTCCCGGCTACCGCTTGACCCCCGACACCACGAGGAACGGAGGGTGTCCGGCCTCCGCCGGATCGTGGCCGAGGAGCGCCGACCGGTGGGTGAGGACGGGCTCGTGGACGTCCAGGTCGGTGAACCCGGCCTTGCCGAGCACGTCGAGGTACGTCTGGCACGGCCAGTGGTGGTCGACCGGCTCCAGCGGGACCCCGCCGTCCGGGCGCTCCAGGCGCGACCGGCGCCGCTCGCCCTTGGTGTAGACGCGGCCGGGCTCGCCGCGGCGGAAGGTGGAGAACCGGATGCCCGTGGTGCGGGGGTTGGCGTCCAGTACGGCGAACCGGCCGCCGGGCCGCAGCACCCGGTGCGTCTCGGCGGCGATGTCGTGCAGGTCGGCGATGTCTCCGGTGGTGACGAAGACGAAGCAGGCCATGGCGGCGTCGACGGAGCCGTCGGCGAGGAAGCCGAGCCCGCCGTCGTCGGTGAGCCGGTAGTCGATCCGTGGGTGCGGGCGCCGCTCGCGGGCGATCTCCAGCATGGGGGGAGAGACGTCGACGGCGACCACGCGCGCGTCGGAGGCCTCGACGACGCGGGTGGCGACCTTGCCCGGCCCGCAGCCGTAGTCCAGGACCGTACGGACGGCGCAGGAGCCGATGCCGAGGGCGTGGAAGACGGCCGGGTAGCCGATGAGGCGCTCGGGGAGGTCGTCGTAGGAGTCGAAGGCTTCGGCGTCGAGCCGGTCCGCTTCACCGGCGTCGAGCCGGTCCGCGTCACCGAGCGGGTGCGAGGTCGTGCGAGGGGTCATGTGGGGCCTTCCGGTGATGATCCATTTCGTCCGGAACGTACTGGTCGGGGGAGCCGGGGGACAGGGCCTGGGCACCGTGCTCACCCGGGTGGGTCAACGGTCCCGGTCGCCACCGGGCGCCCCGCCCGGCTCCATGGGTTGATGAGAGGACTGTCGACGAGTCCGCTGATCGAAGGGGAAACTGTGGCGCTCCATGAGATGAAGGCCCCGAAGAGCGCCGACGCGGTGACCGACGTGTTCGCCTCCGCCCTCAGCGAGCGCGTCCTGCCGAAGCACCGGATGCCGGAGGAGCCGTCGCTGCCCGCGGTCGTCTACGCGATGCTCCACGACGAGCTGCTGCTCGACGGCAACGCGGCGCAGAACCTGGCGACGTTCTGCACGACGTGGACGGACGACGAGGTCCGCCGGCTGATGAACGAGTGCCTCGACAAGAACATGATCGACAAGGACGAGTACCCGCAGACCGCCGAGATCGAGTCGCGGTGCGTGAACATCCTGGCCGACCTGTGGAACGCCCCCGGGAGCGCGACCGGCGAGGGCACGGCGCTCGGCTGCTCCACCACCGGCTCCAGCGAGGCCGCCATGCTCGGCGGCCTCGCCCTGAAGTGGCGGTGGCGGGAGCGGCGCCGGGCCGAGGGCAAGCCGACCGACCGGCCGAACATCGTCGCCGGGCCCGTGCAGATCTGCTGGGACAAGTTCGCCCGCTACTTCGACGTGGAGCTGCGCCAGGTCCCGCTGGAGCCGGGCGCCACGGGGCTGCGGCCGCACCAGCTGAGGGAGTACGTCGACGAGAACACCATCGGGGTCGTCGCGATCCTCGGCGTCACCTTCACCTGCGACTACGAGCCGGTCGCCGAGCTCGCCGCCGAGCTCGACCGGATCCAGCAGGAGACGGGCCTCGACGTCCCGATCCACGTCGACGCGGCGAGCGGCGGTTTCGTCGCCCCCTTCCTCCACCGGGACCTCGTCTGGGACTTCCGGCTGCCGAGGGTCTCCTCCATCAACGCCTCCGGCCACAAGTTCGGCCTCGCGCCCCTCGGCGTGGGCTGGGCGGTCTGGCGCACCGCCGACCTCCTGCCGGAGGACCTCGTCTTCCGGGTGAACTACCTGGGCGGCGACATGCCGACGTTCGCCCTGAACTTCTCCCGGCCCGGCGGCGAGATCGTCGCCCAGTACTACAACTTCCTGCGCCTGGGACGGACCGGCTACCGGCGCGTCCAGGAGGCCTGCGCGCTGACCGCCCAGTACCTCGCCGAACAGGTCGCGGGGATGGGCCCGTTCACCCTGCTCTACGACGGTCAGGGCGCGCTGCCCGCCGTCTCGTACACCCTCACCGACGCGGCGGGCGCGGGCTTCAGCCTGTACGACCTCTCCGACCAGCTCCGGATGCGCGGCTGGCAGGTCCCCTCCTACCCGCTGCCCGCCGACCGGCAGGAGACCGTCATCCAGCGCGTCCTGATCCGCCACGGCATCGGCCGCGACGAGGTCGACCTGCTGGCCCAGGACATCCGCCGCTCGCTGGAGCGCCTGACGAAGGGCGTGCCGGCGGACGCCGACCGCGCCGGCTTCCACCACTGAGACGATCCCGCCGGTACGGATCGGGAGACGATCCCGCCGGTACGGATAAGGAGACGATCCCGCCGGTACGGATCAGGATTCGAGAAGCGCCGCGCCAGGGGCCGCCACTAGCGTGAAGGCCATGGACATCAGCATTCACACCAGTTCCCTCCCGCACGAGGACCCGGACGCCTCCCTGGCGTTCTACCGGGACGCCCTCGGCTTCGAGGTCCGCAGCGACGTCGGCCAGGGCAGGACGCGGTGGATCACGGTCGGGCCCGCGGGGCAGCCGGACACGTCCATCCTCCTGGCGCCGCCCGCCGTCGACCCCGGCATCACCGAGGCCGAGCGCCGCACCATCGCCGAGATGATGGCCAAGGGCACGTACGGCTGGATCCTCCTGGCCACCCGGGACCTCGACGCCGTCTTCGAGAAGGTGCGGGCCGCCGACGCCGAGGTCGTCCAGGAGCCGACGGAGCAGCCGTACGGCATCCGCGACTGCGCGTTCCGCGACCCCGCGGGCAACCTGATCCGCATCCAGGAACTCCGCTAGCGCCGGCCGGGTCGAGAGGAGCTCCCCATGTGCCACCCCGCGTGGGCACGCGCGCGTGTCGCCGCGCAGCGCCTGGACGACTTCGCCCGTCTGCGGCGCGTCCGTGACCGGATCGACCGCGAGTACGCGCGCCCCTTGGACGTCCTGGAGCTGGCCCGTGGCGCGGACATGGCGGCCGGCCTGCTGAGCCGCCGGTTCCGGACCGCGTACGGCGCCTCGCCGTACGGCTACCTGCTCGAACGCCGGGCGGAGCGCGCCCGGACCCTGCGACTGCACGGCGTACCAACGGAACCGCACGGCGTACCAACGGAACCGCACGGCGTACGGAAGGAAAGGCAGCCGGCATGACCGCCGCACCGCCCCGCGGCCTCGCGGAGCGCCTGAAGGACACCCGCGCGCGACTGGAGAGCGACATCGACCTGTGGGTCGCGTCGGGCGCCGCCGGCGTCCACCTCGTCCCGCTGTCGTTCCTGTGGGACGGCACCGCGTTCCTGGTCTCGACGCCCCGCGCCTCCGTCACCGGCCGCAACCTGCTCGCGGACGGGCGGGTGCGCCTCGCCCTCGGCCCGACGCGCGACGTCGTCCTCGTCGACGGCACCGCCGAGCCGGTGGACCTCGCGGACCTCGCCCCGGGGACCGGCGAGGCGTTCGCGGCCAGGACCGGCTTCGATCCGGGCGAACTCGGGGGCCGCTACCAGTACTTCCTGATCCGCCCGCGGCGCGTCCAGGCCTGGCGGGAGGCGAACGAACTCGAGGGCCGCACCCTCATGCGCGACGGCCGCTGGCTCGCCTGACCATCCGAGAGAGGAACGAACCGCCATGACAGCGAACGACAAGTCGTACGAGGGCTTCACCGAGGACGAGCGCGACGCCATGAAGGAGCGCGCCAAGGAGCTGAAGGCGCCCACGCGTCGCGGCTCGCGCGGCGCGAAGGCGGACACCGAGCCCGAGGTGCTCGCGAAGATCGCCGAGATGGAGGAGGCGGACCGCGTCCTCGCCGAGCGCGTGCACGCCCTCGTCAAGGAGAACGCCCCGGCGCTCACCGCGAAGCTCTGGTACGGGATGCCCGCGTACGCCCGGGACGGCAAGGTCGTCTGCTTCTTCCAGAGCGCCCAGAAGTTCAAGTCCCGCTACGCCACGCTCGGTTTCAGCGACCAGGCCGCCCTCGACGAGGACACCCTGTGGCCCACCGCGTACGCCCTCACGGCCCTGACCCCGGCCACGGAGCAGCGCATCGCGGCGCTTCTCAAGCAGGCGGCGGGCTGAGACGGCGGACGCCGGCCCGCTCGTGCCGGGCGACGGACGCAGGCCCGCTCATTCCACGCGGCGGGCGCTGACCTCCTGGTCGAGCCGCCAGGTGTCTCCGCCGTCGGCCGAGCGCTCGTCGCGCCAGCGGAAGGCGTCGGCGGTGATGTCGGAGAAGGTCCAGCGGACGAGGTCGCGGCCGGTGGCGCGTTCCATGACGATCTCGTCGTCGACCTGGCGGGCGTACATGTGCACCAGGTCGCCCCGGGCGGTGCCGTGGAAGGTGAACCGCCACAGGCGCAGGCGCGGGTCCCAGACGCGTACGCACAGACCGCACTCCTGGTCCGGGGCGCGTCCCCCGGCCGGAAGGTCGTCGTCCCCGGGCCACCGCCAGACGTCGAGGACCGCCCGGCCCTCCAGGGCGTAGCCGAACTCCCACGCACCGCTGACGCGGCGGACCGGTGTGCCGTCGGCGGGGTGGTACGTGATCAGGGTCTTCCACCGCCCGGCCAGGCGCCCGAACTGCTCCATCTCGGCGGCGTAGGGGCCGTGGGGTCCGTCGGCGAGCAACGTCTTCATACGGGCGTCTCCACGGGCGTCTCCACGGTCGCGAGCGGGGTCAGGGCAGAGCCGAGGCAGTCGACGAGGGGAGCGGCGTAGCTGCCGTCCGGGTCGAGCTCGGGGTCGTAGACGGTGACGTCGAGGCCCACCACGCGGCCGGTGCGGACGAGGCCCGCGACGAGTTCGGCGAGCCGGGCGAAGTCCAGGCCGGGTCGGCCGGGGGAGTCCACGGCGGGCAGGACGCGCTCGTCGAGCACGTCGAGGTCTAGGTGGAGCCAGACGCGGTCGAGGCCGCGCAGCTCCA contains these protein-coding regions:
- a CDS encoding MBL fold metallo-hydrolase — protein: MTTTKHTAGDALLARTATYTILTTGYTLSTGPGVAATVSYVRDGDRHVIVDPGMVAGRDRILGPLAALGLGPDDITDVVLSHHHPDNTMNVGLFGRARVHDHKAIYEADQWTDRDAEGHELAPSLRLIRTPGHSPEDITLLAGTGEGVVAFVGDLWWRPNGPVEDPVSPDQALLRSSRLRVLAAADVIVPGHGPAFPADDTAPH
- a CDS encoding pyridoxamine 5'-phosphate oxidase family protein, which translates into the protein MTAAPPRGLAERLKDTRARLESDIDLWVASGAAGVHLVPLSFLWDGTAFLVSTPRASVTGRNLLADGRVRLALGPTRDVVLVDGTAEPVDLADLAPGTGEAFAARTGFDPGELGGRYQYFLIRPRRVQAWREANELEGRTLMRDGRWLA
- a CDS encoding glutamate decarboxylase translates to MALHEMKAPKSADAVTDVFASALSERVLPKHRMPEEPSLPAVVYAMLHDELLLDGNAAQNLATFCTTWTDDEVRRLMNECLDKNMIDKDEYPQTAEIESRCVNILADLWNAPGSATGEGTALGCSTTGSSEAAMLGGLALKWRWRERRRAEGKPTDRPNIVAGPVQICWDKFARYFDVELRQVPLEPGATGLRPHQLREYVDENTIGVVAILGVTFTCDYEPVAELAAELDRIQQETGLDVPIHVDAASGGFVAPFLHRDLVWDFRLPRVSSINASGHKFGLAPLGVGWAVWRTADLLPEDLVFRVNYLGGDMPTFALNFSRPGGEIVAQYYNFLRLGRTGYRRVQEACALTAQYLAEQVAGMGPFTLLYDGQGALPAVSYTLTDAAGAGFSLYDLSDQLRMRGWQVPSYPLPADRQETVIQRVLIRHGIGRDEVDLLAQDIRRSLERLTKGVPADADRAGFHH
- a CDS encoding APC family permease translates to MSSIETPAEVPRPRVAAPRPVAPTTLTWVTLALMTTSSVASLRAAPTMAVYGLACVFLYLIPAIVFLLPTALVSAELASGWSGGVYRWVAEGLSKPLGFLAVWCQFAMTIFYYPSLLAFVASTIAYVIDPSLASNGVYTAIVIMVLYWTGVWVSSRGTKALAGLSSWGLIIGTLVPGTVLVALGMVFLGEGNPSAAPMDGSHLLPQWTGLASLVLIVNNFLSYSGMEMNAVHVSSLKDPAKEYPKSMFLAMGLVLVIFILPALAISWVVPADQLSLTAGVMQAFDAFFSYFHVGWMTPIAAVMLISASLGGMLTWLAGPSKGLLEISRNEGYLPPFLQKLNKFGIQQNILVTQGVVTSVIALLYALIPNVSSVYWIFSTITTQVYLIVYLLMFAAAMRLRKTRPDHPRGYRAPALGLLCSVGLLASLAALAIGFVPPSQFGGSSVWSYVLVIGGGLIVLGLLIPWLFLKFRKPGWRTAAADTPSEGDRA
- a CDS encoding iron chaperone, which translates into the protein MTANDKSYEGFTEDERDAMKERAKELKAPTRRGSRGAKADTEPEVLAKIAEMEEADRVLAERVHALVKENAPALTAKLWYGMPAYARDGKVVCFFQSAQKFKSRYATLGFSDQAALDEDTLWPTAYALTALTPATEQRIAALLKQAAG
- a CDS encoding VOC family protein, which gives rise to MDISIHTSSLPHEDPDASLAFYRDALGFEVRSDVGQGRTRWITVGPAGQPDTSILLAPPAVDPGITEAERRTIAEMMAKGTYGWILLATRDLDAVFEKVRAADAEVVQEPTEQPYGIRDCAFRDPAGNLIRIQELR
- a CDS encoding class I SAM-dependent methyltransferase, with protein sequence MTPRTTSHPLGDADRLDAGEADRLDAEAFDSYDDLPERLIGYPAVFHALGIGSCAVRTVLDYGCGPGKVATRVVEASDARVVAVDVSPPMLEIARERRPHPRIDYRLTDDGGLGFLADGSVDAAMACFVFVTTGDIADLHDIAAETHRVLRPGGRFAVLDANPRTTGIRFSTFRRGEPGRVYTKGERRRSRLERPDGGVPLEPVDHHWPCQTYLDVLGKAGFTDLDVHEPVLTHRSALLGHDPAEAGHPPFLVVSGVKR
- a CDS encoding GlxA family transcriptional regulator, with the protein product MLGAGIVSEVFDARGQGLPAFDFALCTDRPGRVRTDVGLPLVVDHGLDRLAAADLVIALPWADFRTPPAPAVLDALTAAHARGALVAAHCVGAFALAAAGLLDGRRATTHWRFAGLLAERHPEVTVEPDALYVDQGTVVTGAGAAAGFDLCLHLLRREYGATTANAIARDLVLPSHRDGGQAQYLSTPVPEDSRDERLTDVLAWARENLHQPLPVAELARRALMSRRSFARRFTASTGTTPHAWLLGLRLSRAEELLETTELPVEEIARAVGFGSAAVLRAQFVRRRGVPPRAYRRSFSRTP